The proteins below come from a single Oncorhynchus keta strain PuntledgeMale-10-30-2019 chromosome 1, Oket_V2, whole genome shotgun sequence genomic window:
- the LOC118391632 gene encoding oocyte zinc finger protein XlCOF6-like isoform X1, producing MDQYGRYESSGQPEELFDPSLHWRQVKEEADELQISTVPLRVETFQVCQNEDPDEQDTSFDPLSVIHRVTEQECGHKSMTYLKVRVLPSLVPVKEESEECSLLPVDEEKVALITVKEEENEDWLKSEDEDVMKVPVPWEPLETSSSSCSDTEDTEDSEMESDNVQDCENNEHDDSGALKIENCSKTSLDPEMTRDTDEKANAADLSDSKKGSFYPCPHCTLGFTIERFFHGHLKRAHPEEYITLLKFRKIIATQATCPQCGKSFSNKYVMKTHQKSHTGEKPYHCADCGNNYVFADSLKKHRCGKGLRRQTHLTSYEMIPTVERPYTCVQCGKGYRFQTQLTSHEKSHTGERPYKCSQCGKEYRRPAHLKRHQMTHTEERPFDCLRCKKSFYRPETLKAHQKTHTGEKPYRCSLCDKCFGFSRDLKRHQLTHTRETHTGQRSYDVHGCKKSSGQLEILNAHQKTHKVEKPKPYQCSQCDKCFGFSRDLRRHQLTHTGEKPFSCPQCEKCFGRKWELTYHQRTHSGERPYHCSECGQSFSLRGNFKRHQQSHTGKKTFHCTQCDKSFFRAAHLKTHLLIHNRTKTVVCSNCGKGFNHDGNLKRHQRFCMKTEQNCNAPPSVEVQI from the exons ATGGATCAATATGGGAGATATGAAAGTAGTGGTCAGCCAGAAGAGCTTTTT GATCCCTCACTGCATTGGAGGCAGGTCAAAGAGGAAGCTGATGAACTCCAGATTTCAACTGTGCCATTAAGAGTTGAAACATTCCAGGTTTGTCAAAATGAGGACCCGGATGAACAAGATACCTCCTTTGATCCACTTTCAGTCATCCATCGAGTCACAGAGCAAGAGTGTGGACATAAAAGCATGACTTACCTCAAAGTAAGG GTGCTGCCTTCTCTAGTCCCAGTCAAAGAGGAGTCTGAAGAATGCTCCCTTCTGCCAGTAGATGAAGAGAAAGTTGCCTTAATTACAGTTAaggaagaagagaatgaagaCTGGTTGAAGTCAGAAGATGAGGATGTTATGAAAGTGCCAGTGCCTTGGGAACCATTggaaacatcatcatcatcatgctcagatacagaggatacagaggacaGTGAGATGGAAAGTGATAATGTGCAG GACTGTGAAAACAATGAGCATGATGATTCAGGAGCATTGAAGATTGAAAATTGCAGCAAGACATCATTGGATCCAGAGATGACACGAGATACAGATGAGAAAGCTAATGCTGCTGATTTGA GTGACTCTAAAAAGGGGTCCTTCTACCCATGCCCTCATTGTACGCTCGGTTTCACCATAGAACGCTTTTTTCACGGGCATCTCAAGAGGGCCCACCCTGAAGAGTACATCACTCTGCTAAAGTTTCGGAAAATCATAGCAACACAAGCCACGTGTCCACAATGTGGCAAGAGCTTCTCCAATAAATATGTTATGAAAACACATCAGAAGagtcacacaggagagaaaccatatcACTGTGCAGACTGTGGGAATAACTACGTCTTCGCTGATTCACTCAAAAAACACAGATGTGGGAAAGGATTACGAAGACAAACCCATCTGACCAGCTATGAAATGATCCCCACAGTAGAGAGACCATATACATGCGTTCAGTGTGGAAAAGGATACAGATTTCAAACCCAACTGACTAGCCATGAAAAGagccacacaggagagagaccatATAaatgctctcagtgtggaaaAGAATACAGAAGACCAGCCCATCTAAAAAGACATCAAATGACCCACACTGAAGAGAGGCCATTTGATTGCCTCAGGTGTAAGAAGTCATTCTACCGGCCGGAAACTCTAAAAGCACACCAGAAAACCCatacaggagaaaagccttatcGGTGCTCTCTGTGTGACAAATGTTTTGGCTTTTCCAGAGACCTTAAGAGACATCAGTTGACACATACAAGGGAGACCCACACTGGACAGAGGTCCTATGATGTCCACGGGTGTAAGAAGTCCTCCGGCCAGCTGGAAATTCTCAATGCACACCAGAAAACACACAAAGTAGAAAAGCCTAAGCCTTATCAGTGCTCTCAGTGTGACAAATGTTTTGGCTTTTCCAGAGATCTTAGAAGACATCAGTTGACACATACAGGGGAGAAACCGTTCAGTTGCCCCCAATGTGAAAAATGTTTCGGTAGGAAATGGGAATTGACGTACCACCAACGGACACACAGCGGAGAGAGGCCTTACCACTGCTCTGAGTGTGGACAGAGCTTTAGCCTAAGGGGGAACTTTAAACGCCACCAGCAGAGCCACACAGGGAAGAAGACGTTTCACTGCACTCAGTGTGACAAGAGTTTCTTCAGAGCGGCTCACCTGAAAACCCATCTCCTCATTCACAATAGAACCAAAACAGTGGTCTGCTCTAACTGTGGGAAAGGGTTCAACCATGATGGGAACTTAAAACGTCACCAACGATTCTGTATGAAGACAGAGCAAAATTGTAATGCACCCCCATCTGTAGAAGTACAGATATGA
- the LOC118391632 gene encoding oocyte zinc finger protein XlCOF6-like isoform X2 — protein MDQYGRYESSGQPEELFDPSLHWRQVKEEADELQISTVPLRVETFQVCQNEDPDEQDTSFDPLSVIHRVTEQECGHKSMTYLKVLPSLVPVKEESEECSLLPVDEEKVALITVKEEENEDWLKSEDEDVMKVPVPWEPLETSSSSCSDTEDTEDSEMESDNVQDCENNEHDDSGALKIENCSKTSLDPEMTRDTDEKANAADLSDSKKGSFYPCPHCTLGFTIERFFHGHLKRAHPEEYITLLKFRKIIATQATCPQCGKSFSNKYVMKTHQKSHTGEKPYHCADCGNNYVFADSLKKHRCGKGLRRQTHLTSYEMIPTVERPYTCVQCGKGYRFQTQLTSHEKSHTGERPYKCSQCGKEYRRPAHLKRHQMTHTEERPFDCLRCKKSFYRPETLKAHQKTHTGEKPYRCSLCDKCFGFSRDLKRHQLTHTRETHTGQRSYDVHGCKKSSGQLEILNAHQKTHKVEKPKPYQCSQCDKCFGFSRDLRRHQLTHTGEKPFSCPQCEKCFGRKWELTYHQRTHSGERPYHCSECGQSFSLRGNFKRHQQSHTGKKTFHCTQCDKSFFRAAHLKTHLLIHNRTKTVVCSNCGKGFNHDGNLKRHQRFCMKTEQNCNAPPSVEVQI, from the exons ATGGATCAATATGGGAGATATGAAAGTAGTGGTCAGCCAGAAGAGCTTTTT GATCCCTCACTGCATTGGAGGCAGGTCAAAGAGGAAGCTGATGAACTCCAGATTTCAACTGTGCCATTAAGAGTTGAAACATTCCAGGTTTGTCAAAATGAGGACCCGGATGAACAAGATACCTCCTTTGATCCACTTTCAGTCATCCATCGAGTCACAGAGCAAGAGTGTGGACATAAAAGCATGACTTACCTCAAA GTGCTGCCTTCTCTAGTCCCAGTCAAAGAGGAGTCTGAAGAATGCTCCCTTCTGCCAGTAGATGAAGAGAAAGTTGCCTTAATTACAGTTAaggaagaagagaatgaagaCTGGTTGAAGTCAGAAGATGAGGATGTTATGAAAGTGCCAGTGCCTTGGGAACCATTggaaacatcatcatcatcatgctcagatacagaggatacagaggacaGTGAGATGGAAAGTGATAATGTGCAG GACTGTGAAAACAATGAGCATGATGATTCAGGAGCATTGAAGATTGAAAATTGCAGCAAGACATCATTGGATCCAGAGATGACACGAGATACAGATGAGAAAGCTAATGCTGCTGATTTGA GTGACTCTAAAAAGGGGTCCTTCTACCCATGCCCTCATTGTACGCTCGGTTTCACCATAGAACGCTTTTTTCACGGGCATCTCAAGAGGGCCCACCCTGAAGAGTACATCACTCTGCTAAAGTTTCGGAAAATCATAGCAACACAAGCCACGTGTCCACAATGTGGCAAGAGCTTCTCCAATAAATATGTTATGAAAACACATCAGAAGagtcacacaggagagaaaccatatcACTGTGCAGACTGTGGGAATAACTACGTCTTCGCTGATTCACTCAAAAAACACAGATGTGGGAAAGGATTACGAAGACAAACCCATCTGACCAGCTATGAAATGATCCCCACAGTAGAGAGACCATATACATGCGTTCAGTGTGGAAAAGGATACAGATTTCAAACCCAACTGACTAGCCATGAAAAGagccacacaggagagagaccatATAaatgctctcagtgtggaaaAGAATACAGAAGACCAGCCCATCTAAAAAGACATCAAATGACCCACACTGAAGAGAGGCCATTTGATTGCCTCAGGTGTAAGAAGTCATTCTACCGGCCGGAAACTCTAAAAGCACACCAGAAAACCCatacaggagaaaagccttatcGGTGCTCTCTGTGTGACAAATGTTTTGGCTTTTCCAGAGACCTTAAGAGACATCAGTTGACACATACAAGGGAGACCCACACTGGACAGAGGTCCTATGATGTCCACGGGTGTAAGAAGTCCTCCGGCCAGCTGGAAATTCTCAATGCACACCAGAAAACACACAAAGTAGAAAAGCCTAAGCCTTATCAGTGCTCTCAGTGTGACAAATGTTTTGGCTTTTCCAGAGATCTTAGAAGACATCAGTTGACACATACAGGGGAGAAACCGTTCAGTTGCCCCCAATGTGAAAAATGTTTCGGTAGGAAATGGGAATTGACGTACCACCAACGGACACACAGCGGAGAGAGGCCTTACCACTGCTCTGAGTGTGGACAGAGCTTTAGCCTAAGGGGGAACTTTAAACGCCACCAGCAGAGCCACACAGGGAAGAAGACGTTTCACTGCACTCAGTGTGACAAGAGTTTCTTCAGAGCGGCTCACCTGAAAACCCATCTCCTCATTCACAATAGAACCAAAACAGTGGTCTGCTCTAACTGTGGGAAAGGGTTCAACCATGATGGGAACTTAAAACGTCACCAACGATTCTGTATGAAGACAGAGCAAAATTGTAATGCACCCCCATCTGTAGAAGTACAGATATGA